The stretch of DNA CATCGTCGAGTTCGAGCCTTCAGAAATCTGGGGTCCGCGTGCCGAGGACGGCCCACTGATGCTCTACGCCGAGCTTTTCGAGGCCTATTTGGAACCGATCGAGGAGGAGTCATGACCGGGCAGTTCGCCTACCCGCCGGATCGCGAGGAGGCCAGCGCGGCGAAAGCGGCCGCACTGGAGTCCCTGCTGATCGAGAAGGGTGTGATCACGCCGCAGACCGTCGATAAGGTGCTCGCGTATTTCGAGACGGAGATGACACCGCTGAACGGCAAGAAGATCGTCGTAAAGGCTTGGACCGATCCGGAATTCGCGGAGAAGATCGTGGTCGACACGCCTGCCGCGATCGCCGAAATGGATTTCCCCGACGGCATGGCCGGCGCCGAAGGCGAGCACCTGCAGGCGGTGGCCAACACCGCCGGCGTGCACAACCTGGTGATCTGCACGCTGTGCTCGTGTTTCCCGTGGCCGGTGCTCGGGCTGCCGCCGTACTGGTACAAGGACCCGACATTCCGGTCACGCGCGGCCCGCGAGCCGCGCAAGGTGCTCGCCGAAGTCGGCGTTGACCTACCCGCCGACACCGAGATCAAGGTGTGGGACTCCAGCGGCCACTCGCGGTGGTTCGTCATTCCCGAAAGACCGTCGGGCACCGACGATTTCACTGATGAGATGTTGATGAATCTGGTGACGACAGAGTCGATGATCGGTGTGGCGCTGGCAGGGCAGCAGTCATGAAGCTGCACGAGACCTGCACCACGGATCAGGCGGCCCCGGTTTTCGACCACGAATGGCAGCGCAGGGCTTTCGGATTGGCGCTCGCGCTGTCCGAGTTCCGCCACTACCCGTGGAGCGAATTCCAGGAGACCCTAATCGCGACGATCGGTGAGTGGGAGAGCACCCCAGAATCCGAACGCGGGCAATGGGAATACTACGACCACTGGGTC from Mycobacterium sp. JS623 encodes:
- the nthA gene encoding nitrile hydratase subunit alpha; amino-acid sequence: MTGQFAYPPDREEASAAKAAALESLLIEKGVITPQTVDKVLAYFETEMTPLNGKKIVVKAWTDPEFAEKIVVDTPAAIAEMDFPDGMAGAEGEHLQAVANTAGVHNLVICTLCSCFPWPVLGLPPYWYKDPTFRSRAAREPRKVLAEVGVDLPADTEIKVWDSSGHSRWFVIPERPSGTDDFTDEMLMNLVTTESMIGVALAGQQS
- a CDS encoding nitrile hydratase accessory protein, whose product is MKLHETCTTDQAAPVFDHEWQRRAFGLALALSEFRHYPWSEFQETLIATIGEWESTPESERGQWEYYDHWVATLEKLVDRHELLTAPVLTDASDHALPGAHDHDHDR